The bacterium genome window below encodes:
- a CDS encoding flagellar basal body L-ring protein FlgH, whose amino-acid sequence MMRFLRFLTLFLLFLSVISRSLADSLYPAEGTNSIYNEKRARRVGDVITVLINESTNATQAASSQNQKASSLALGAGSGFLGAGVYGTNILNTNSQVGVGASAAHQGQGTSSRSTTVTGQMTAKIISVLPSGNYQIEGSRYVEVNEEKQTVEVTGEIRPDDISSDNTVSSLRIANAKIKLTGTGPASETAKPGLLTRVLGWLGLF is encoded by the coding sequence ATGATGCGTTTTTTAAGATTTTTGACGTTGTTTCTTCTTTTTTTATCCGTGATTTCTAGGTCTTTGGCCGACTCCCTTTATCCGGCCGAGGGAACTAATTCCATTTACAATGAAAAACGTGCTAGACGGGTGGGGGATGTCATTACGGTGCTTATCAATGAGAGCACAAATGCCACTCAGGCGGCTAGCAGCCAGAATCAAAAAGCTTCAAGCTTGGCGTTGGGAGCGGGATCCGGTTTCCTTGGCGCGGGGGTTTACGGGACCAACATTTTGAACACCAATAGCCAGGTGGGTGTGGGAGCAAGCGCGGCCCATCAGGGGCAAGGAACTTCCAGCCGAAGCACTACGGTGACCGGACAAATGACCGCTAAGATCATTTCGGTCCTCCCGAGCGGTAATTATCAGATCGAAGGAAGCCGTTATGTGGAAGTCAACGAGGAAAAACAAACCGTTGAAGTGACCGGGGAAATCCGTCCGGACGATATCTCTAGTGATAACACGGTCTCTTCGTTGCGGATCGCCAATGCCAAGATCAAGTTAACGGGAACCGGGCCGGCGTCAGAAACGGCCAAGCCAGGACTTTTGACAAGGGTCCTGGGTTGGCTGGGCCTTTTCTAG
- a CDS encoding flagellar protein FlgN, translating into MTETTLSLIEAIEKETVHYRRLTELGEAQRGILVSGKMEPLNENIRLQEKEVFALGPLVSARVELLEKMGRQTGQTKLDLKEALRLAPAGLSGRMREVVGRLLDAVKKLDETNRVNGKLLGNAASFASFTLEAIRGTRKKSTFSPMAKTESEKPSFVNRVV; encoded by the coding sequence ATGACGGAAACGACCCTGTCCTTGATCGAAGCGATCGAGAAGGAAACGGTACACTACAGACGGTTGACCGAATTGGGTGAAGCCCAAAGGGGGATATTGGTGTCCGGAAAGATGGAGCCATTGAATGAAAATATTCGGCTCCAAGAAAAAGAAGTCTTTGCCTTGGGTCCCTTGGTTTCGGCCAGGGTCGAACTGTTGGAAAAAATGGGCCGCCAAACGGGGCAGACAAAGTTGGATCTTAAGGAGGCCCTCCGGTTGGCCCCTGCTGGATTATCAGGGCGCATGCGAGAGGTGGTCGGCCGATTGCTGGATGCGGTAAAAAAATTAGACGAAACAAATAGGGTGAATGGCAAGCTTTTGGGCAATGCTGCTTCGTTCGCCTCTTTTACCCTGGAGGCGATCCGGGGCACGAGGAAAAAATCAACTTTTTCCCCTATGGCGAAAACCGAAAGCGAAAAGCCGTCTTTTGTGAATCGAGTGGTTTGA
- a CDS encoding rod-binding protein — translation MPPIPASIMPVFPSGTFQVSDLASFGKFGKAFALNPGMASNAVNQVMMGQSGLNYLTLAQGPQGLNPLKGPVSHSDAEIKQVAKNFESIFLEMMMKEMRNSVQKSGLMGNSRGMEFFEGMYDEQLSRQLSAGGGIGLGQMVYEKLKMATVPHQKIFS, via the coding sequence TTGCCACCGATCCCAGCTTCCATTATGCCTGTGTTTCCTTCGGGGACCTTTCAGGTTTCCGACTTGGCTTCCTTTGGGAAATTTGGGAAGGCCTTTGCCCTCAACCCCGGAATGGCCTCCAACGCGGTCAATCAGGTCATGATGGGACAGTCGGGACTGAATTACCTGACCTTGGCGCAAGGTCCACAGGGTCTGAATCCCCTGAAGGGGCCGGTATCCCACTCAGATGCCGAGATCAAGCAGGTCGCCAAGAACTTCGAATCCATATTTCTTGAGATGATGATGAAAGAAATGCGTAATTCGGTCCAGAAATCGGGGCTCATGGGAAATTCCAGGGGCATGGAGTTTTTTGAAGGTATGTACGACGAACAGTTAAGCCGCCAATTGTCCGCCGGTGGGGGTATTGGCTTGGGCCAAATGGTCTATGAAAAATTGAAAATGGCGACCGTTCCTCATCAAAAAATCTTTTCATGA
- the flgG gene encoding flagellar basal-body rod protein FlgG has translation MQSLYTAATGMAAQQLNIDTISNNLANVSTSGFKKQRVEFQDLLYLNLKPSGAPTSPETNTPVGLQVGEGVKPVATQRIFTEGAIQNTNNPLDILIEGDDSFFQVTLPNGETAYTRDGSFKRDGNGNVVTSDGYYLDPSIQIPADASQVQITPTGQILVQIAGSSQQTQIGQLELTRFVNPAGLEAKGHNLFMATAASGDPIQGTPGSVSFPTVQQGSLESSNVDVVTEMVNLIVAQRAYEMNSKAVSTSDDMMMILANMKQFP, from the coding sequence ATGCAGTCACTTTACACGGCGGCCACCGGTATGGCCGCCCAGCAGCTGAACATTGATACGATTTCCAATAATCTGGCCAATGTCAGCACCAGCGGATTCAAAAAGCAGCGGGTCGAGTTCCAAGACCTGCTTTACCTGAACCTAAAACCTTCAGGGGCCCCGACTTCCCCCGAAACGAACACTCCCGTAGGACTTCAAGTGGGCGAGGGCGTAAAACCTGTGGCGACCCAGAGGATCTTCACCGAGGGAGCCATTCAAAATACCAACAACCCATTGGACATCCTGATCGAAGGCGATGACAGTTTCTTCCAAGTGACATTGCCGAACGGTGAAACGGCCTATACTCGCGATGGGTCCTTCAAGCGTGATGGGAATGGAAACGTGGTCACGTCCGATGGTTACTATCTGGATCCATCGATCCAGATCCCTGCGGACGCTTCCCAAGTTCAGATAACTCCGACCGGACAGATCCTCGTCCAAATAGCCGGTTCATCCCAACAAACCCAAATCGGACAATTGGAATTGACAAGATTCGTGAATCCGGCTGGATTGGAAGCCAAGGGACATAATCTTTTCATGGCGACGGCCGCCTCCGGGGATCCGATCCAAGGTACGCCTGGGTCGGTCAGTTTCCCCACGGTCCAACAGGGATCTCTGGAATCGTCGAATGTGGATGTGGTCACGGAAATGGTGAACCTTATTGTGGCCCAACGCGCCTATGAAATGAACTCAAAGGCGGTTTCCACCTCGGACGACATGATGATGATCCTGGCGAACATGAAGCAATTTCCTTGA
- a CDS encoding flagellar biosynthesis anti-sigma factor FlgM, whose amino-acid sequence MRIDSFQNIPAVLQSLNAQKAIKSTREIEERPSSVTLSSFAETLQALQREAGKSTAARADRVDHLSQQEQSGRLNIQTEKLAENLVDGRIINFKG is encoded by the coding sequence ATGCGGATCGATTCGTTCCAAAACATCCCTGCCGTTCTTCAGTCCTTGAACGCTCAAAAGGCCATCAAATCAACCAGGGAGATCGAAGAGAGGCCTTCTTCGGTGACGTTAAGTTCCTTTGCCGAAACTCTTCAGGCCTTGCAAAGAGAGGCGGGGAAATCCACCGCTGCCAGGGCCGATCGCGTCGATCATTTGTCCCAACAAGAACAGTCCGGTCGATTGAATATCCAGACGGAAAAATTGGCGGAGAATTTGGTGGACGGCCGGATCATCAATTTTAAAGGTTGA
- the flgA gene encoding flagellar basal body P-ring formation chaperone FlgA, with protein MKVFGIWTMIGVSCLASLGHAEVILRLLDRATVVGPRIRLGDIAEVTSAKGKPNAVLSNLDVGRAAPPGKTAVFTRSGLILSLRREDLFQPGMKFGGADRCLVLTQSQKLEPEGLLPDIQNFVQKQTGEDPGFLAVGFEGSPKSLVLPAGDVTVRLKPNVSGRYEGIMTLQADLSVDGRFIRTTTFRIRVDRFRPVVKTTRAVEKGEKFTSKNVALARFPGNFSLKGGFTDLKQVLGRFSSSALAPETMLRVTDLYDPPVIVHGRVVEAVVRKGNVEISVQVRAIEDGKMGDVIRVENTDSHKILKGKVLDEKKVLVEGS; from the coding sequence ATGAAGGTCTTTGGGATTTGGACCATGATCGGGGTGAGTTGCCTGGCCTCTCTGGGGCATGCCGAAGTGATCCTGCGATTGTTGGATAGAGCGACGGTTGTGGGGCCTCGGATAAGGCTTGGGGACATCGCCGAGGTTACGAGCGCCAAGGGAAAGCCAAACGCAGTTTTATCCAACTTGGATGTGGGAAGGGCGGCTCCGCCCGGGAAAACGGCAGTGTTCACCCGGTCGGGGCTAATCCTTTCCCTCCGGCGGGAAGATCTTTTTCAACCGGGAATGAAGTTCGGGGGGGCAGATAGGTGTTTGGTCCTGACCCAGAGCCAAAAACTCGAACCCGAAGGTCTTTTGCCAGACATACAAAACTTCGTCCAAAAACAGACCGGGGAGGACCCTGGGTTTTTGGCGGTGGGGTTCGAAGGGTCCCCTAAATCATTGGTTCTGCCGGCCGGAGATGTCACCGTTAGATTGAAACCGAACGTGTCCGGCCGCTATGAAGGGATAATGACCCTTCAAGCGGATTTGAGTGTTGATGGACGCTTTATCCGCACAACAACGTTCCGTATCCGTGTGGATCGGTTTCGGCCGGTGGTAAAGACGACACGGGCGGTTGAAAAGGGAGAAAAGTTCACATCGAAAAACGTCGCTTTGGCGCGGTTCCCGGGCAATTTCAGTTTGAAAGGCGGGTTTACCGACCTAAAACAAGTGTTGGGGCGGTTTTCGTCCTCGGCCTTGGCACCTGAAACAATGCTGCGGGTAACCGATCTCTATGATCCGCCGGTCATCGTTCATGGACGGGTGGTGGAGGCCGTGGTCCGGAAGGGAAATGTCGAGATCTCCGTTCAGGTAAGGGCCATCGAGGATGGGAAGATGGGGGATGTGATCCGAGTTGAGAATACTGATTCCCATAAAATACTGAAGGGTAAGGTGTTGGACGAGAAGAAAGTGTTAGTAGAGGGGTCTTGA
- a CDS encoding flagellar basal body P-ring protein FlgI — MTFNPLWAAQVRLKTIAQVKGVRENQLIGYGLVVGLQRTGDTQRVKSTLQSITNMLSQFGIVIKPADIRTQNVAAVMVTAQLPPLLKSGDKIDVTVSSVGDARSLQGGTLLMTPLQGPDGQVYAVAQGPLAVGGFSDNTGEFPLVQVNHTTAGRVPNGALVEREVPSTFVDNDTVTILLDHPDFGQASLVTQAINQQFGEPVAKAVDGGQVDVKIPYNYRDDVVAFLAAVQDVSVATDSPANRVVVNEKTGTVVLGQDVRIDAVAIAHGNLRLVIKKTTQITHDAVFGHDELTHTTTVSSDDLGKKGNLVVLPEGATLMDVVEAVNAVGATPRDLISILQAVKAEGALHAELEIL; from the coding sequence ATGACCTTCAACCCGCTTTGGGCGGCTCAGGTCCGGTTGAAGACCATTGCGCAGGTCAAAGGTGTCCGTGAGAACCAATTGATCGGTTATGGATTGGTCGTTGGTTTGCAACGGACCGGTGACACGCAAAGGGTCAAGTCGACGCTACAAAGCATAACCAATATGCTTTCTCAATTCGGGATCGTGATCAAACCGGCCGATATCCGGACACAGAATGTTGCGGCGGTCATGGTCACGGCCCAATTACCACCCTTGTTGAAATCGGGTGATAAGATCGATGTGACCGTTTCCTCTGTCGGGGATGCCCGTAGTCTGCAAGGCGGGACTCTTTTGATGACGCCATTACAGGGTCCGGACGGGCAAGTCTATGCCGTGGCCCAAGGTCCGTTGGCGGTCGGTGGTTTTTCCGATAATACGGGTGAATTTCCGTTGGTGCAGGTCAACCACACGACAGCTGGAAGGGTGCCGAATGGTGCCTTGGTCGAGCGTGAAGTGCCTTCCACCTTTGTGGATAACGATACGGTCACCATTTTGCTGGACCATCCGGATTTTGGACAAGCTTCTTTGGTGACCCAGGCCATCAACCAGCAGTTCGGTGAGCCGGTCGCGAAAGCGGTCGATGGAGGCCAGGTGGATGTGAAGATCCCTTATAACTACCGAGACGATGTCGTGGCTTTTTTGGCCGCGGTCCAGGATGTCTCGGTGGCGACGGATTCACCCGCCAATCGCGTGGTCGTGAATGAAAAAACTGGGACCGTAGTCCTTGGGCAGGACGTTCGCATCGATGCGGTCGCTATCGCCCATGGAAATCTTCGCTTGGTGATCAAAAAGACAACCCAAATCACTCACGATGCCGTTTTTGGACACGATGAACTGACCCACACCACGACGGTTTCCTCCGATGACCTTGGGAAGAAAGGGAACTTGGTGGTCCTGCCGGAAGGCGCCACTTTGATGGATGTCGTCGAAGCGGTCAACGCAGTCGGCGCCACACCACGAGACCTTATTTCGATCCTTCAGGCTGTCAAGGCGGAAGGCGCCCTGCACGCCGAGTTGGAGATACTTTAG
- a CDS encoding MerR family transcriptional regulator produces the protein MKLANCSRCGLVFAFVPGTRDICPTCIRREDEDYLKIFHYLTERPSASAPEIADATGVDIKEILRFVRENRLRLVKTGVDLQCESCGASVTQGKLCDSCVRKLTTEMKDEVGKSPKMTPKDPPKDLTRDPKYLKDRRGR, from the coding sequence ATGAAACTGGCCAATTGTTCCCGTTGTGGGCTGGTCTTTGCCTTCGTTCCGGGAACACGTGATATTTGTCCCACCTGTATTCGTCGGGAAGATGAGGATTATCTGAAAATTTTCCATTATTTAACGGAGCGGCCAAGTGCCTCTGCACCTGAGATCGCCGACGCCACCGGTGTGGATATAAAGGAAATACTCCGCTTTGTTAGGGAAAATCGTCTTCGATTGGTCAAAACTGGCGTTGATCTCCAATGTGAAAGTTGCGGGGCATCAGTTACCCAAGGAAAACTATGTGATTCTTGCGTAAGAAAGTTGACAACTGAAATGAAGGATGAAGTTGGAAAAAGCCCTAAAATGACCCCAAAAGACCCGCCAAAAGACCTCACCCGCGATCCTAAATACCTGAAGGACCGTAGGGGCCGTTAA